The DNA window ttcaagtGAGGCTATAATATTATACTAGCATATTGTTTGTGTGAAGCTGagcaataataattttttatttaaatataaaaaatatattaagagtgtagaaaatattttaaatgtctTGGGTCTGACGGTCATGCCTGAAGTCCTTAACCCAACACACGCCAGAAActtttggaataaaaatagaaaaaacaacgcCCTCCATGGTTTTTTAAACATCTATAGTGTGATCCACAATGCAAacactctatatatataataccaGCACGTAAAGATAAGTGAAAAAATCACATAGCTTAAGGGTCAATAATTTAAcgtcgaatgatgaaattgtaaaaataattgttaaaaaattgagaaaataaatctaAGTCAACTatagttaacttgactaacctatTACCCGAGATATAAGATCGAgataacacaacaaaaaaaaataaaacaaacaatgaagATAACGGcttcataataaaatatcaaattataaattcaaaagaaaaattcaaatttcaaaaggaTTGCCTTGTTGGAAggcaaccataaaaaaaaataacaaagtacaATATTTAACcgtaaaacaattaaaaatccaaacaatACAAACCAAATAtggtataaaaacaaaatgaaagtaaataatcaagggctaaattgaaaaacaaaaaaaatctattgaaaggataaaaaaaataatcgaaagaatgaggatcaaaactagatataaaatcaaatgaaattaaatgtttagggacaaaattgagaaaaaaataaatcaagaaaagaataagaatatagcaatcaaaagaatgaagacaatcggattaaaaaatcaaattgaataaaatgcccaacgaaaaaattgaaaaagcatCAAAAGTCATATAAACAGTGATCAAAAGGAGGGCCAAAATCGATCAAATCACAAACTAGATgacacaattgttttttgaaagtcAGACGCGAATTTCTAGggaatgagagagagaagaggagaaaaagagaaaaaaaaaaaaccccacttCAGCCCAATCGGACCTTCTCCGTTAACACCTGCTACACCGCCGGAAAGAGAAAGCGGGTTTTTGGTAACCGGAAAAGATCTCACGTGCCACCTGAATTGCGCAAAGGCTATTACGCACTAACGTGTGCggaagcttttttttaataatataaaattaccaAATAACCCCAACAACAAAACCAGAAGAAAAGAACCAAGATACCCTTGAAACAAAccttatttttcttggattctttatttttctactaaGAGATATTATCATAACTTAACTGTGTAAAAGTTTTGGAATAGACTGAGAAGATGCCCTTAGAAAAgccttatatttttttgctctCATGggtaaaacaattatttaactatactagaaaaaaaagtgtCTGGACCAAATTGCCTCTAATCAATTTTGCAATGACTAATATACCATTTAAAAAAGacaattgtatttaataactatttttttccataagggtaaaaccataaaaacactACTCCCATGAATAGAAACACGTGTCCAGCAGCATAGTAATAAATCACTTTAGTATTTTATGTAACGTCTCATGCacataaacaacaaaacaatattatcttgtaagaaaaaaagaaacaagaacttGTATGGTGGTGTGGTACCTTTATCCATAATAAGTAGGACCTGCCTCCTCCGACCTCTCCATCCTTCCTAATTAATTACTTCTTTACCCAATACATTTCAAAGTAGAAACTGAAAAAGGTGCATGCCCTGCACCCCTCCatttctttctatatatatcaAGAACCTCCCCCCCCTCACGCTATCTTCTACAACCTTCCAACAACCCCAGACTTCAACAACTCATGCCTCGCTTTTCAAGAATCCTCTACGCCTCCGCGGATGCGGCAGCGCCCCCAGCGGCTGTTAGCGTTCAGTCTGACCTTATGGTTATATTAGCAGCTCTTCTGTGTGCATTACTATGCGTGGTGGGGCTTATTTTGATGGCTCGTTGTGCCTGCACCCGCCGTGTTACTGGTGGGTCACCGTCATCGGACAAAGCTAACAAGggtgtgaagaagaagaacctcCAGCTGCTGCCCAGGTTCAGTTACTCTGCTGGAGATGGTAGCGGAGAGGGTGGTGGCGCCACCACCAAGTTTGGATCAACAGAGTGCGCAATTTGCTTGGGTGAGTTTGTTGAAGGAGATGAAGTTAGGGTTTTGCCTCAGTGTGGACATAGCTTCCATGTTGTCTGCATTGACACATGGCTTAGGTCTCATTCCTCTTGTCCCTCTTGCCGTCAGATTTTGGTGGTGGCTAGGTGTCAGAAATGTAGTCATTTTCCTGCTTCCACCTCCTCCGCCTCCTGTGGTGGTGGACCTGCCACTGGAGAAGATTGCAATGTCAAAAACAGTGATACCAATCATGCCCAAGAAATGTAGTCACTTTCTTGCCTTGacaaatagagaaaacagaATTTTGCCCCACTTGGTTGTACTGTAAAGCTGATTAGCAGGAGTAAAATGTTCCTGGACTGTCTAGTCTAATGCATGCTTAATAACTAAATTACAGATCATGAGTTATGTATATCAGCAAGCTTTTATGTACCAGATCATATTTTTAATGCTAATTTATATCTCTCCATTTTAATGATTAAGCTCTTTCCAAGTTAGAATTCGAGCATGACTAGTTTTTGCACAACGAGGGACTGGGTTTTGAGCATATTGTCATCCGCATTGTCACCGGTGATTTCACTGTTTTATTAAGgctttatttaatattgtaatgcGGTGGAGATGGATAATAACTTcaaaaattgtttgatttttattgcttAAACTTAGCCTTTCAAATGCCTATGCGGCTGACTTCCACTAGCAATGGAGGAGAGTTACTTCGAAGTCAATTCTTCACACTAATGTTTGTGAAGATTCATTCTCTATCAAGAAACTTGTACTCACTTTCCACTTTGCATAGATTACAAGTATAAATCATTCTAATTTCTAAACCTCGTAGCACTCGCAatttcttgataaattatttcTCTTCATCCATTACCCGTTTGCCATCTagtttgaatttcaattttttatttagaaatatattaaaataattttttttattattaaaaaattatttttgatattaattaattaaaaaaatttaaaaatattaaaaaatattaatattaatttttttaaaaaaatattaattttattctgagcattttatccaatttaatgaatccaagatttaaaagggaagatattccAAGAGGTTAGAAAACGGGGATTGATATTTATCCTACAGAGCATCCTCTTTACTTTTCAAAGCCCACATCACAGAGTCGATCGCAAATCCGAGGTTATCCTCAAGAAAAAGATTGTAAAATATCTCATGCATCACAGGTTGAAAGGGTAAAGCGATGCATCCCCCCGGCATGACGAAAGGGATAAGCAACAACCTGCCTACATAATTAAGTCTTCTTGGAGATTTCAATGTTTATAACTTAATTGGTTAggttttaagtttatattttactagtttgagttttacaaattttaaaatcactaAATAATTAAGTGTTCTTagaaattctaatatttataacttaattggttagattttaaatttatttttaaaaaattactaatttaaatcttataaatCTTAAGAAccattaaatatttacataatcgTTAATCTCAGAAAACAcatattaataaagaaaatattaaaaccttcatcatcaacatctGTATGATTTTAACTTTATGACTCGATTTTTAGTGACTTGGCCAACTTTCCCAAACTTTCCTAAGAACTTGACCAATGGCAAGATGGCATCTCTCCATGCAACTTCTCACTTGTGTGCCATCATTATCTGACTGCGAAGAAGCTTCAAACTTTTAAGTCTCTACACGAAATCCAGCCTAACATAGGTGTGATTGTTCCAGGGTCAAAAAGTTGAACTAATGAGAGAACAGAGCCCTTCCCATATTCAATATAGATGTAAACTTTATCTGGTTGACTCCTTTGTTGCAACATAACCATTAAGGCGAGTATTGAAATATCTTCATTAATTATCTTCTCAAGCTGGAAAGGGGGACTCGACAAGAGACATCAAGAGATCAGCACAAAATTTCAGGAAGTACATCTCTTTTACCTTGTAGAAGACTGGACCGTTACCACCCCAAAATCACCATGAACTAGATTGGTTTAAAGTTACAGGTTAAACTAATTAGTCCTAGCCAATCCATCTAATCATTCAACTCCCTCCTCCTCATCATCACTTCCACCACCAAACATGGCTGCCATTTTCATGGCCCAATTAGGAGCCATTTACATCCTTTTAAAATCAGGCATCAACCTTAAGCTGTCACGCACATTTCCTATTTCAGACATCAACTGTTCTAAATCCTCAAAGTCAAAAGGAGTAGCTTCATCCGACTCTCAATTTTCACGAGGCTCTTGTACATTAGGCACCACTCCCTTATCACCCAGCAATTCCGTTGCTGATGACGAGGGCTGTATCTCTTCTTTACCAAACTTTTCTCTGTTCTCATTCTCACATTCTTTGATAGAATTATTTTCAGCAACTGACCCCCCTACATCTGGAATGGCAGTTGTACCATTTGCAGAAACCCATCCTCCATATTTGTCGTCCCGTGGTTCAGCTGACCAGCAGATAGTGCTTTGTACTCGAATTCATAATCAGATTCTTCAGAGATTTCTGGGCAGGGTGTGTGAATACATTTCACTTAGCATTTCAATTAACAACACATAATATGCATTTAATAATAGTGGCATGCCATGTCAAACCTTCTTTATCAGGTAAAGTTGGTCGAGATATCTTATTGTCAGATTTCAGGATCATTGCTGGCCACATATGAGCAGAAAGAGCACCATAGAGACGTTCTATTCCTTGCAATCCCCATCAACTGATAAACCTGCAAAAACAACATTGCAATTCTCCTAGATACCAAAAGTGAGACACATagagatttaatattattagttaCAACTTTACAACTTTTGTTTGTTTCCTGGTTTATCTTTCATCAACCTAAATCGATGACTAAATCCCATGTTAATCTCCATGAAGACCCAGTCATGTTCTGTTCCTACTTCTCTTTCACTTCAAAATTCCAATTCTCAATCCATCAGCAGGAAAATGTTTCAGTAAAGCAGGGTGAATGTCCTTACTGAAATTCTACAAAATTGTTGACCTCAATTATAAACGATCAAAACACTTCTCATTCTAAAGATAGATAGATATATCAAAAGTTAAGTAGAATGAAAAACATCAGGTTCTACATTATTATTAACATCATGATTTTACTTGAGAAAACTACATATTGCATAATGTCATTTATTGAGTACTTGCTATCCATCAGGAGCTTGGAAAAGTCATGAAATAGATCCCTTTTGAAATCATTACAAACTTGGAGATAGAAGATGGTACTCACATTTGTCAAAATCAACATTCAAAGCACAAGCTTCAATGTACTCAATGCCATTCTCAGTGCACCATTCAATACAGGACCTCTTCATCTCCCGCAATGGCTCTTCTTCATCATCCAACAAACTACCTCTTTAAGTTTCAGAAATTCCAAACTCATCAAACTCTATACTCAGATTATCAAAAGACCCCGACTCTCCAATTCTCCTTAGCTGTTTTCTATATTTAGCATGAACAGGATGACCAGGAATCCGATCAACTTTATTCCCAACacacaacaatatcaaaaagtTGCTAATATCAGTTCCAGCGACCCAATCCTTAAGTGCAACAAGAGATGATAACTGCACACAgttcaacaaaaaaaccataCTTAACATCATAGCTTGCAAATTTATAGCTTTCCCCAAATTGAAGCATTGGCAATTTAAACACTTGAAACCAACAAAAAGAAGCATAATTTAAATGAAAGCTTGAAACTCAAAAACTTATATGTTGGCCACCTTCCAATTTCAACAATAAGAaaccaacaaaagaaaattctttGCATCGAAGCTTGAAACTTTAAGCCTTTCTCCAAATATGTTTTGAGGCATTTgcatataaacaattaaaaaaaaaaaacaacaaaagaagcaATCTTTTCATCAAGGTTTGAGACCTTAAACCTTTTGGAAAATGGGTTTTGAAGAATTCACATTTACACttaaaaccaacaaaaagaagcataatttccatccaaactcaaaattttaaagttttctcCAATTGGGTATCGCAGCATTTGCATCGTTTCcaattcaaaaaatgaaaaaaaaaaaaatagatttatcacAAATATATTATGAAGAACTACAATACTAACATCACTAAGTCAAAAACCATAACCAAAGCAGTAAGCTTGTTGTAAAATGGAAGTGATCCAATTGAAAATCCTTCATGAAGATGAGCCATCCATAGAGCTACATCAGCCGTGTAGTACTTTGTATTAATAATCCATCtattcaacaaaacaaaaagaacttATTAAGCACCATTACTACACAATTAAAAGAacttcattgaaaaaacaagcaGCTATAAAGCTAACCCATGTGAGATAACTTGATTTGATGAGTCAAAGGAGTCTTCACAATCAAGTGACAGCATCCCTACAatcaaaattgatcaataaattaaaaaatgattaaagaaCCAATCGAACAGCGAGAGTGGGGGTTACTAGAGTGGAGGGTGCGTTTGCCAACGCTGGAGGATCCGATAGAGAAGATGCCTGGTCGGGTCACAAGGGATGTAGAGTCTGGCGATTTAGTTTCTTCACTCATTTTCTGAATGTTTCTGTAAGTTTTTGTCTAACGATTGAAACTTGGTGTTGATCGTTGAAGAGAAATCAGTAAATTAACTAACTAAAAAGGTATCAGCCTTTCACCAACTGCaatcacatcttttttttttttttcaatacactgttgattgaaataatatatatatatttttttttttttgttattttcacttttatccttgaatttttattttgcatgatttgactcttttaagttcaaattagttccaaattgtatatttttttaaaagaaagtgtTGAATTAAAAGCTAAGAGAATGAAGTGAAAACCTTGAGTAACATAGGGAGTGAGTTTAAAATTTcgttaaaatattcattttaatcccCTGTATTTTTTAGATATCAGGTAATCAATCCcttaaatttgaagaaaatacatttttatactTAACTTCATTTTcctcattttcagttcttttttgTTGGGAGGAGCGAGAGAGAGTCATCGAATTCTGGCTTAGAGAGAGAAATTAGCTGTTGAGGAAGATTCTGGCCaccaaaataatcaatttttgtgtcaaaaggTTTCATATGATGAGGGGGGTTATGATTAGATGTTggtttaccttgaaaacacctaaaatagTAGATTTGAGCTcggaaataatttttatttcggGTTTTGGGGCGGTTTATTGGCTTTTTGATGGACATGGATTGATTTAACAAGATCTCCATggtgttttctaggtgttttggaCAAAAGAAATAGGTTGAAAATGAGATattgagtaaaaaaacaaaaaaccccaTTTTTTAAGCCACCACAATGGCTGGATTATGGGTTTCGCAggtgatgcattttttttttttgaaatatttaggccccattgaacttttttaaaaataaattctcgcACTTGGGCCTGGCCTTGCAGGCCCGCGCGTAGACTGTTGCTTTATTGGGCCAGGCGCTAGGCTTGGCCCAGTAGCGCCTgccttgattctttttttttttaatttttagttttttaaaaaataatgcattatttgtgtatatttttcaaataaattttgggtttatattttaattagattatgattatttttaaatgatattggaagtgtttaatttttaaagatgtaAGTATGATTCAtctgtgattttttcttaaatttatatagattaattttttttataatatttattttttataatatttttcataagtGCAGCCTTGCATTGTTTGTTTCtaattattgttcaataaattttatgtttgtgttggtttctattacaaatttattttgatagaggaattcattaaatataaccaCGTAAATTACCCGTATTGCGATGTTAGATatcttgatctttattttttgcttggttttctcaatttaatttttgtttattgttgatgattttgttttcattgttttacaCAATGATTATTAAGTTGTTTAATTAGATACGTGCATAAGTTTTTCGATTTGCatctaagagttttttttagtgtaaaaaaacactttgaagaATACTgtatattcattttattattatgttttgatgtttaagATTTGATGcaatcttatgattttttattttttttcctttaatcttTTATGgaagtttcattatttttagtttcacctttcaatctaaatttatggtgtaattttttttttatctttgttcttttaatttttttccttttgttaatatttttgttctttttaatttaactttcaaatttaaaatttgttgttaccttttgatttattttttattgaaatttcaacacttattatttttattgtattttttaattttgaatttttttgtgctgttttttttttgtgattttaaccctcacaatgttttttatatataatgcttTCGGTTTTATAACCCGAGTCATGGTTTAAAAATTTAACAgtaattgactttttttgtcttattttttttctttctatgaaattatcctatttttatttaatttttacttttttaacaaataagatcattgatatgtttttgaaatattgtgaAGATATATTTCCATAATATTGGCAAGCGTTCATCTTTTGCATTGAATCgttgttgtttttgctttgtttgttgtcgatattttattttttaatgatattattaaattaacagaGTTTATTAAACTCACTTGAgctaattttctaaatattgtattttttatttaaaaaaaaatgtttacctttttttatttttttattctaaaacaaaGGTTGGTTCGCAGCGTAGCGCGGGCCACCTAACTAGTAAATCTAAGAAGTTGCGCTACGGATTTTTCCAGGTTCATATTCAGAAGAGATTTCCTCTGAACTTTTTTCACAAGTTatccataataaaaatttagttttatgcatataaaattgaaaagacaacttttcattttctcaacttatacttaatattttaatgaggAATTTAATAATGAAACATGTCTCATTCAATACATGGCATAACagatatatatttaatacataacaagttatatataaacatatatcCTTAGCATTAAACATATTCGATTAACGATAACCTTGAGTAACTCACAAGTTAtccatgaataaaaatttagagggtgtttgagagtgtggttgctgttacttttcaaataacttttcatgccaaaatatatcaaaatgatgtttttttattttttaaaaattatttttgagatcagcacgtcaaaacgatccaaaacatacaaaaaaaaataattttttgcaaaataaaaattttaaaaccgcgttcccaaacagaCGCTTagttttatacatataaaattagAAGGCAGCTTTTCATGTTCTcaacatatatttaatattttaatgaggaatttaataatgaaatcCTAGTCCTATTACGATATgacaaaactcaaaatttttaaattaaacattttaattcaatcttaatctaattagaaaaattttctataataatttaatttagcgtttcaatttcaatataaaataatattttatataagaagggctaaaatcaaaatttcagtAGTGGTAGCAGTGCTGCATCTGCACCTGGTGGCAGCAGCCCTCGCGCTGCCACTGTCTGGCGTTGCGCACAACGCTAAAGGCAGCATAGCAGCGCCTGACGCTGTTGTGGTCTTCTGCCACCGACCTTGCAACCaccaaaaactatttttttcattcaatggTGGATTCCAACGAGATCTAAAAAATCAAGCCTGATTTGGATGGAAGAGTAGCTagaatctttttattaatttttaaatcatgagatcaaaaattacatttggaaaaaataatttttgcacaTAAAATCAATTCACAATTAAcaccaataacaattaaaacatgtaaTCAATAACCCTAATTGTCTAGCGAAGGCTATGTTACCACTGTTGGTTTCGTGAATGTCATACatgcaacaaaaacaaaagaacaaaattactCGGGAGTCCCTAGGATCCCgttagatagatctagagttgtttagggatATAATACTTGAAAATCTGATCTTTTTCGgctttaaataattctttaaaagttTGGTCGTCACATCCGATAAGATGTTCAATTGTTTGGCCTCCAACAGTAATTCATATGAAGCACGAATGATAAATCTCCTAAATCCTTATTTAGGAGAGAGGGATTTATATTCCTAGAGTGCTAGTTCTATATTATGCGACTTATGTAGTTTTCTATCTAATAGACAACCactcaaaaataaaaggcatagcttattatttataggaaaatctaaaaaaccctataaattagcaaaatatcaatattttgcCCCCtgataatatccatatattaatttaaggCAATTTTAGGAATTAACTTGATCaagttcttatttgatttttctaagtctagaaatataatctctgtattaattatattctagtttttaatttttaaaatatattttaatcaaattatacttaattaaatcatccaagtttaatttctgactaatggttcttaatgtgtgtgatccattaggttcctaatatgttggctcaaatataaattataattataattaaattaaattaaacaatttaatttattatcaattcaacaattgattgatttatatttgaagatcaggtgcatcgtctagcaacatgtcatgatcttctaaatattataaaagtcattagtagtttgacttaacctttcagtgactggtttcttaatgtaattaatatcctttcatcaataatgttctgatttaacattaaagcatgaagtatgtcaattatgttaaattatatttgttctctacataataatcattgatcatttgaataagatttgaaattcttttcaaatttcattccacTTTGGTCAAGGATTTcttaatcaatattatttgagagcagatataatattttttctaattcacctagggtgatgaatcatctcttgatcactcaagtaccttcatatatttcatgttatacccaatatctgCCTCTTCGTTAGCTCGATTaataagataacatgtaacaggatcaaagcataacattatctatataagataacttagtgatctcaagtctaagagtcacttacacaaccatcacgtgagtctttccataaacataggtgatctctccatatgaaattctcatgc is part of the Populus trichocarpa isolate Nisqually-1 chromosome 7, P.trichocarpa_v4.1, whole genome shotgun sequence genome and encodes:
- the LOC7483081 gene encoding probable E3 ubiquitin-protein ligase ATL44 — encoded protein: MPRFSRILYASADAAAPPAAVSVQSDLMVILAALLCALLCVVGLILMARCACTRRVTGGSPSSDKANKGVKKKNLQLLPRFSYSAGDGSGEGGGATTKFGSTECAICLGEFVEGDEVRVLPQCGHSFHVVCIDTWLRSHSSCPSCRQILVVARCQKCSHFPASTSSASCGGGPATGEDCNVKNSDTNHAQEM
- the LOC112325995 gene encoding uncharacterized protein LOC112325995, yielding MSEETKSPDSTSLVTRPGIFSIGSSSVGKRTLHSRMLSLDCEDSFDSSNQVISHGWIINTKYYTADVALWMAHLHEGFSIGSLPFYNKLTALVMVFDLVIYHLLLHLRIGSLELILATF